A window of Dorea formicigenerans contains these coding sequences:
- a CDS encoding electron transfer flavoprotein subunit beta/FixA family protein — translation MNIAVLIKQVPVSNDVSVDPETHALVRASSEGMINPADLNAIEEAMQLKEQTDGKVVVFTMGPPDAEKALRDAMALGCDESCLITDRAVAGGDTVATAKVLAKAIQLYGEFDLILGGALSADGATGQVAAMVAEELNLPHVVEIQSVKYKEDQAGKVEVVKKMHDTSFRISCATPAVLSVNFGCNEPRLATLRSKRAAKSKPLVTYTNAELGFAAEEIGIKGSPTVTVDSFQPETKRSAKMLTGTPAELAKQLYDLIEEEKGK, via the coding sequence ATGAATATAGCAGTTCTTATTAAGCAGGTTCCGGTATCTAACGATGTATCTGTAGACCCGGAAACACATGCACTTGTACGTGCAAGCTCTGAAGGAATGATTAATCCGGCAGATCTGAATGCCATTGAAGAAGCAATGCAGTTAAAAGAGCAGACAGACGGAAAAGTTGTAGTATTTACGATGGGACCACCGGATGCAGAAAAAGCATTGCGTGATGCGATGGCACTCGGATGTGACGAAAGCTGCCTGATTACAGATAGAGCAGTTGCAGGAGGAGATACCGTAGCAACAGCAAAAGTATTAGCAAAAGCAATTCAGTTATATGGCGAATTTGACCTGATCTTAGGAGGTGCCCTGTCAGCAGACGGGGCAACCGGACAGGTGGCAGCAATGGTTGCAGAAGAATTAAATCTTCCACATGTTGTAGAAATCCAGTCTGTAAAATATAAGGAAGATCAGGCAGGAAAAGTTGAAGTTGTAAAGAAAATGCACGATACAAGTTTCAGGATTTCCTGCGCTACACCGGCAGTATTATCTGTAAACTTTGGTTGCAATGAGCCAAGACTTGCAACACTTAGAAGTAAACGTGCGGCAAAATCAAAACCACTTGTTACCTATACAAATGCTGAACTTGGATTTGCAGCAGAGGAAATTGGAATCAAGGGATCACCGACAGTTACTGTTGATTCCTTCCAGCCGGAGACAAAGAGAAGTGCTAAGATGCTTACAGGTACACCGGCAGAACTTGCAAAACAGCTTTATGACCTGATTGAAGAGGAGAAAGGAAAGTAG
- the polA gene encoding DNA polymerase I, translating into MSENTNKKIVLIDGHSILNRAFFGLPDLTNSEGLHTNAIYGFLTIMFKILDEEKPDYLTVAFDVHAPTFRHKMYDAYKGTRKPMADELRQQVPVIKEVLCSMGIKTIECAGLEADDLLGTLSRRCEEEGMEVSVISGDRDLLQLATQHVKIRIPKTKQGRTEVEDYYAADVKERYQVTPKEFIDLKALMGDTADNIPGVPSIGEKTATKIITEYHSIENAYEHVSELKPPRASKALAEHWNMAVMSKTLATIEVHADFPYELSEAKLGNIFTEEAYAFFQKLQFKNLLSKFDVTAPANQVEDGFEQITDYKKAEKVLDQAKESTCVGAVIFQNTENVLPLFANEAAIGGIGLCFDEEHAYCIEVTEQITKEFLLEKLSKLNESCGRFVMFDIKEAMKWLPIKNQKHCFDATVAAYLLNPLKNDYTYEDVAREQLNIVIEEKSEAYVKVCYEAYTAFKGSDLLYKKLEETQMLHLFEDIEMPLVFTLYDMERNGIRAEGEALKVYSSQLGGRISELEKEIYEMAGESFNINSPKQLGVILFEKLLLPGSKKTKSGYSTAASVLDKLAPDYPIVSKVLEYRQLTKLKSTYADGLVNYIEEDGRIHSKFNQTITATGRISSTEPNLQNIPVRVELGRLIRKVFVPEDGYIFVDADYSQIELRVLAHCSGDANLIEAYREEKDIHRITASQVFHIPFEEVTPLQRRNAKAVNFGIVYGISSFGLSEDLSIGRKEAAKYIEDYFKTYPGIKTFLDDTVAHAKEMGYVVTLFGRRRPVPELSSSNFMQRSFGERVAMNAPIQGTAADIMKIAMIGVNRRLKEQNLKSRLVLQVHDELLIEAYRPELPEVEKILREEMEQAASLDVPLEIDMHTGENWYEAK; encoded by the coding sequence ATGAGCGAGAATACAAATAAAAAAATTGTGCTCATCGATGGGCACAGCATATTAAACAGGGCATTTTTCGGACTTCCGGATCTGACGAATTCCGAAGGACTTCATACGAATGCAATCTATGGATTTCTGACGATCATGTTCAAGATTCTGGATGAAGAAAAGCCGGATTATCTGACGGTCGCATTTGACGTGCATGCGCCGACATTCCGTCATAAGATGTATGACGCTTACAAAGGAACAAGAAAGCCGATGGCAGACGAACTGAGGCAGCAGGTTCCGGTTATTAAGGAAGTCCTTTGCTCTATGGGGATTAAGACTATAGAGTGTGCGGGATTGGAGGCTGACGATCTTCTTGGAACACTGTCCAGACGATGTGAAGAAGAAGGAATGGAAGTGTCCGTTATTTCCGGAGACAGAGATCTTCTGCAGCTTGCAACGCAACATGTTAAGATCCGCATTCCAAAGACAAAGCAGGGTCGTACTGAAGTGGAAGATTATTATGCGGCAGATGTGAAAGAACGTTATCAGGTGACACCGAAGGAGTTCATTGATCTGAAAGCGCTGATGGGCGACACGGCCGATAACATTCCAGGAGTTCCAAGCATCGGAGAAAAGACAGCGACCAAGATTATCACAGAATATCATTCAATCGAGAATGCATATGAACATGTGAGTGAACTGAAGCCGCCACGAGCGTCCAAGGCACTTGCTGAGCACTGGAATATGGCAGTTATGAGCAAGACACTTGCCACGATTGAAGTGCATGCGGATTTTCCGTATGAACTGTCTGAGGCGAAGCTTGGTAATATATTTACAGAAGAAGCATATGCATTTTTCCAGAAACTACAGTTTAAGAATCTTTTGTCCAAATTCGATGTTACTGCACCGGCAAATCAGGTGGAAGACGGATTTGAACAGATTACAGATTATAAGAAGGCAGAAAAAGTTCTGGATCAGGCAAAAGAATCCACATGTGTTGGAGCGGTGATCTTCCAGAATACGGAAAATGTACTTCCGCTTTTTGCAAATGAAGCGGCAATTGGCGGTATCGGTCTTTGTTTTGATGAAGAGCATGCATACTGTATTGAAGTGACTGAGCAGATTACAAAGGAATTCCTTCTTGAAAAGCTGAGTAAGCTGAATGAAAGTTGCGGACGTTTTGTCATGTTCGATATCAAAGAAGCTATGAAGTGGCTGCCAATCAAAAATCAGAAGCATTGCTTTGATGCAACGGTTGCGGCTTACCTTTTGAATCCGTTGAAGAATGATTACACATACGAAGATGTGGCAAGAGAGCAGCTTAATATTGTAATTGAAGAAAAGTCAGAAGCTTATGTGAAGGTTTGCTATGAAGCATATACAGCGTTTAAGGGCAGTGACTTGTTATACAAGAAGTTAGAAGAAACACAGATGCTGCATCTATTTGAAGATATTGAGATGCCGCTTGTATTTACTCTTTATGATATGGAAAGAAATGGGATCCGTGCTGAAGGTGAGGCGCTGAAAGTTTATAGCAGCCAGCTTGGCGGACGGATTAGTGAACTGGAAAAAGAAATTTACGAAATGGCAGGTGAATCGTTCAATATTAATTCACCAAAGCAGCTTGGCGTGATCCTTTTTGAAAAGCTTTTACTTCCGGGAAGTAAAAAGACGAAAAGTGGTTATTCCACTGCGGCAAGTGTGCTGGACAAGCTTGCACCGGATTATCCGATTGTAAGTAAAGTGCTGGAATACAGACAGCTTACAAAGCTAAAATCTACGTATGCAGATGGTCTGGTCAATTATATTGAAGAAGATGGACGAATCCACAGCAAGTTCAATCAGACAATTACAGCGACCGGACGGATCAGCAGTACGGAGCCGAATCTTCAGAATATTCCGGTCCGGGTAGAACTGGGACGACTGATCCGGAAGGTATTTGTGCCGGAGGACGGATACATTTTTGTGGATGCCGATTATTCTCAGATTGAACTTCGTGTGCTGGCACATTGTTCCGGTGACGCAAATCTGATCGAGGCTTACCGGGAAGAAAAGGATATTCATAGAATTACAGCTTCTCAGGTATTTCACATTCCTTTTGAAGAGGTAACTCCACTTCAAAGAAGAAATGCGAAAGCGGTCAATTTCGGTATTGTATATGGGATCAGTTCTTTTGGATTGTCTGAGGACTTGAGTATTGGCAGAAAAGAAGCTGCAAAATATATTGAAGATTACTTTAAGACATATCCGGGAATCAAGACATTTCTGGATGATACTGTGGCACATGCAAAAGAGATGGGGTATGTTGTGACATTGTTCGGAAGAAGACGTCCGGTTCCGGAACTTTCTTCCAGCAATTTTATGCAGCGTTCCTTCGGAGAGAGAGTGGCAATGAATGCACCAATCCAGGGAACCGCAGCAGATATTATGAAAATTGCCATGATTGGTGTGAACCGTAGACTGAAAGAGCAGAATCTGAAGTCCAGACTTGTACTTCAGGTACATGATGAACTTCTCATAGAAGCTTACAGACCAGAACTTCCGGAAGTAGAAAAAATCCTCCGGGAGGAGATGGAGCAGGCGGCATCCTTAGATGTACCGCTGGAGATAGATATGCACACAGGAGAAAACTGGTACGAAGCAAAGTAA
- a CDS encoding PucR family transcriptional regulator, with amino-acid sequence MGFTVQDMLDMKLFQKANLLWGKGGIGQEIRGVTIIESPDIVRFISGGEVLLTGLNAFQNCSPEEFRSYIAELAKKKVSALVIKQGRTVDFLEEKMAVIQEYAQKTEIPVIEIPFEMPFREILNTIMEHIFSEEVIRLKYFKTTHDNFTALSLSFHSMENGVQRIVDILSKLIGNPVALFDQNLECQATTDTRIREFEIQPDAKEYSLDFYSNYKYRRQEITLEEKPEEKIGQYLVRLNVMYNARMYLVVTETEHPVNGMDFIAVENAVTALKQELFRQSSLADLEKKFQSDIMNNILNGKVHSIQELRRDSSLLGISMDASYRIIAFNLGYSSNQVDLNDTVKYTNILNNAIAIEFPNVKIQNDMDRVIVIQEVDPARKQEEYRHELKEIVMKIQKRVASTKKDLKVCAGVGRMIEGIEHIPSSFKEATDSLMFIDILGDENEDSQSKIMIFSDMGIFKLLCQLSDEKEMMEYVPESLQKLYHYKKQQRQDLILTLKTYLEHNQNLTKTAQDLYIHYKTAAYRIERISQITGIDFDNPNEVLSVRIGLVVCKMMENLKK; translated from the coding sequence ATGGGATTTACAGTACAGGATATGCTTGATATGAAATTATTTCAGAAAGCGAATCTGCTCTGGGGCAAAGGTGGTATTGGCCAGGAAATCCGTGGTGTTACGATTATTGAATCTCCAGATATTGTTCGTTTTATCAGTGGTGGAGAGGTCCTTCTGACAGGATTGAATGCATTTCAGAATTGTTCCCCGGAAGAGTTCCGCAGTTATATCGCGGAGCTTGCAAAGAAAAAAGTAAGTGCACTTGTGATTAAGCAAGGAAGAACCGTAGACTTCCTGGAGGAAAAGATGGCGGTCATACAGGAGTATGCTCAAAAGACAGAAATTCCTGTCATTGAGATTCCGTTTGAAATGCCATTTCGAGAAATTCTTAATACGATCATGGAGCATATTTTCAGTGAGGAAGTTATCAGACTTAAGTATTTTAAGACAACTCATGATAATTTCACGGCACTGTCACTTTCCTTTCATTCCATGGAAAATGGAGTGCAGCGTATTGTAGACATTTTGTCAAAACTGATTGGAAACCCGGTGGCATTGTTTGATCAGAATCTGGAATGCCAGGCGACAACAGATACGAGAATCCGTGAATTTGAAATTCAGCCGGACGCAAAAGAATATTCTTTAGACTTCTATTCAAATTATAAATACCGGAGACAGGAAATTACATTGGAGGAAAAACCGGAAGAAAAGATTGGGCAGTATCTTGTGCGATTGAATGTTATGTATAATGCGAGAATGTATCTGGTTGTTACTGAAACAGAACATCCGGTCAACGGTATGGATTTTATTGCAGTTGAGAATGCAGTAACAGCGTTGAAGCAGGAATTGTTCCGTCAAAGTTCACTGGCAGATCTTGAGAAAAAGTTCCAGAGTGATATTATGAACAATATTTTGAATGGAAAGGTTCACTCAATTCAGGAACTTCGAAGGGACAGTTCCCTGCTTGGAATTTCTATGGATGCGTCCTACCGTATTATTGCGTTCAATCTCGGATATAGCTCAAATCAGGTCGATCTGAATGACACGGTGAAATACACGAATATATTGAACAATGCGATCGCTATTGAATTTCCGAATGTGAAGATTCAGAATGATATGGACAGAGTCATTGTGATCCAGGAAGTAGATCCGGCGAGAAAACAGGAAGAATATCGTCATGAATTGAAAGAAATAGTCATGAAAATCCAGAAGCGTGTGGCAAGTACGAAAAAAGATTTGAAAGTCTGTGCCGGAGTCGGACGAATGATAGAGGGGATTGAACATATTCCGAGCAGTTTTAAAGAGGCAACTGATTCACTGATGTTTATTGATATTCTTGGAGATGAAAATGAAGACAGTCAGTCCAAAATTATGATTTTCTCCGACATGGGAATTTTCAAACTGCTTTGTCAGCTCAGTGATGAGAAAGAAATGATGGAATATGTACCAGAATCTCTTCAAAAATTATATCATTACAAAAAACAGCAGCGTCAGGATCTGATCCTGACACTTAAGACTTATCTGGAACACAACCAGAATCTGACAAAGACAGCTCAGGACTTGTATATACATTATAAGACGGCGGCCTATCGTATTGAGCGGATTTCGCAGATCACAGGCATAGATTTTGATAACCCTAATGAAGTACTATCTGTCCGAATTGGCTTAGTTGTATGTAAAATGATGGAAAATTTAAAAAAATAG
- a CDS encoding NAD(P)/FAD-dependent oxidoreductase has product MAKKKIGIIGGGISGAGLAYHLSLYEGEADVTVFEKDTIGGASTAKSAGTVCLFDDSLKNRYWDVRLYGFESYLKMEEEEKGSAGFDKTGTLVVATNEEVEKVIKTGIALAKAAGYTGEYITDKDRIKEILPDISTENILGAGYTEDDGYFDGTMISNTYMKKAQKNGVTVKTGVKVTDVKIVDNKVKGLTTDDGAEYEFDVVVDCTGPWSKITGEMVGLNVPIWHTKAEAFFLCPPGKKLDYTFPVLKYPEFYALRAGDNIFICKSHLSMDLNNPMHAGQWDPDKLPATGGTDDYFIDFLLDQLDAKVPGIVDSGLVSSWLSYRAEPKDFWPVLGKTPVEGYMLSTGFGGNGVIEVPAATRDLAKLIMRDESTPLLENWAFERLLED; this is encoded by the coding sequence ATGGCAAAGAAAAAAATTGGTATTATCGGTGGCGGAATCTCAGGAGCAGGACTGGCTTATCACTTAAGCCTCTACGAAGGAGAAGCTGATGTGACAGTATTTGAAAAGGACACAATCGGTGGAGCTTCTACAGCAAAATCAGCCGGAACAGTATGTCTTTTTGATGATTCCCTCAAGAACAGATACTGGGACGTTAGACTTTATGGTTTCGAGTCCTATCTGAAAATGGAAGAGGAAGAGAAAGGTTCAGCAGGATTTGATAAGACAGGAACTCTTGTAGTAGCAACAAATGAAGAAGTAGAGAAGGTTATTAAGACAGGAATCGCTCTTGCAAAAGCAGCAGGATATACAGGAGAGTATATTACAGATAAAGACCGTATCAAAGAAATCCTTCCAGACATTTCTACAGAAAATATTCTTGGAGCAGGATATACAGAGGATGACGGATATTTTGATGGAACAATGATTTCCAATACATATATGAAAAAAGCTCAGAAAAATGGCGTAACTGTAAAGACAGGCGTGAAAGTTACAGATGTTAAGATTGTAGATAACAAAGTAAAAGGTCTTACAACTGACGATGGAGCAGAGTATGAGTTTGATGTAGTTGTTGACTGTACAGGTCCATGGAGCAAAATTACAGGAGAAATGGTTGGACTGAACGTACCAATCTGGCATACAAAAGCGGAAGCATTCTTCTTATGCCCTCCAGGAAAGAAATTAGACTACACATTCCCAGTACTGAAATACCCAGAGTTCTATGCACTGAGAGCAGGAGACAACATTTTTATCTGCAAATCTCACTTATCTATGGATCTGAACAATCCGATGCATGCAGGACAGTGGGATCCAGACAAATTACCTGCAACAGGTGGAACAGACGATTACTTCATCGACTTCCTTCTGGATCAGTTGGATGCTAAGGTTCCGGGAATCGTAGACAGCGGACTTGTATCTTCCTGGTTATCCTACCGTGCAGAGCCAAAGGATTTCTGGCCGGTACTTGGTAAGACACCAGTAGAAGGATACATGCTTTCAACAGGATTTGGTGGAAATGGAGTCATCGAGGTTCCGGCAGCAACACGTGATCTTGCAAAACTAATCATGCGTGACGAGAGCACACCACTTCTTGAGAACTGGGCATTCGAGAGACTTCTTGAAGACTAA
- a CDS encoding Zn-dependent hydrolase — MKANINRVVSRLEDIYQCGKKEDGTYTRMAFSEEDVKGRELFASWAKRLGMTCHVDEAGNLIAHMDGQDNDLPAIMMGSHLDTVPDGGRYDGVTGCVGGLEVCEVLKEHGKVPKHPIEVIVFTDEEGFRFGKGLLGSSSLCGQDPDVSDDELDIYGEPRGEVMKSYGITSANVMKAKRDPKTVHSFIELHVEQGSRLYKAHTPVGVVSSIAGVNRYDVTVAGEANHAGSTAMADRKDALVAAAGFINKVPEIVKEYGNEFTVATVGTIKVTPHSVNVIPGTCTFSLEIRDQSAEVMKLIENHLRQLLEDICKKYGVTSTFVPTSYHDPAPMSELVRGTIEEAVKELGIDYTVIPSGAFHDSLIMTSVFPTGMIFVPSKDGISHSRYEYTAPEDIENGCNVLLNTVLKLDEK, encoded by the coding sequence ATGAAAGCAAATATAAATCGTGTGGTTTCCAGATTAGAAGACATTTATCAGTGTGGTAAAAAAGAAGATGGAACGTACACGAGAATGGCATTCTCCGAAGAAGATGTAAAAGGAAGAGAACTTTTTGCATCTTGGGCAAAGCGCCTTGGCATGACATGCCATGTGGACGAAGCTGGTAACCTGATTGCTCATATGGATGGGCAGGATAATGATCTTCCGGCAATCATGATGGGTTCCCATCTTGACACGGTTCCGGACGGAGGCCGATACGATGGAGTGACTGGCTGCGTTGGAGGATTGGAAGTATGTGAAGTGTTAAAGGAACATGGAAAAGTTCCGAAACACCCGATCGAGGTGATTGTGTTTACCGATGAAGAAGGATTCCGTTTTGGAAAAGGACTTCTGGGAAGCAGTTCACTTTGTGGACAGGACCCTGATGTCAGTGATGATGAGCTGGATATTTACGGTGAGCCACGAGGCGAAGTGATGAAATCATATGGAATCACAAGTGCAAATGTGATGAAAGCCAAAAGAGATCCAAAGACGGTACACAGTTTTATCGAACTTCATGTAGAACAGGGATCCAGACTTTATAAAGCACATACACCGGTCGGCGTTGTATCATCGATTGCAGGTGTGAACCGATATGATGTGACTGTAGCAGGCGAGGCAAATCATGCAGGAAGTACTGCGATGGCTGACAGAAAAGATGCACTCGTTGCTGCGGCTGGATTCATCAACAAGGTTCCGGAAATTGTAAAAGAGTATGGAAATGAATTTACTGTTGCAACAGTCGGAACCATTAAAGTTACACCACATTCCGTTAATGTAATTCCAGGAACTTGCACTTTCAGCCTGGAGATTCGTGACCAGAGCGCAGAAGTTATGAAACTGATCGAAAATCATCTCAGACAGCTTCTTGAGGACATCTGCAAAAAATATGGAGTTACGTCTACATTTGTTCCGACATCTTATCATGATCCGGCACCAATGTCGGAATTAGTAAGAGGAACGATAGAGGAAGCGGTAAAAGAGCTTGGAATTGATTATACAGTCATCCCAAGCGGTGCATTTCATGACTCCCTGATCATGACAAGCGTATTCCCGACAGGAATGATTTTCGTGCCTAGCAAAGACGGAATCAGTCATTCCAGATATGAATACACAGCGCCGGAAGACATTGAGAATGGCTGCAATGTTTTGTTAAATACAGTTTTAAAACTGGATGAAAAATAA
- a CDS encoding electron transfer flavoprotein subunit alpha/FixB family protein, producing the protein MANGICVYAESYNGELETVAAELVSAAKGLAETTKEKVQAIVLSDHAEELVKELDKLGVDEIYAVKADHDITLQDDAVSAAIAEMLKKIEPSAVLVPATPQGRSIFSRVAMRLGCGMTADCTEVLAAQREDGSFYIKQNKPSYGENVFVTILTKEGIYPQMMTVRPGVYAACEAKESGNANVTFFDDIKIEKSGVEILEELPAENTTDSILGAEVVVVGGRGVLEDDNFELLEKFAEKVGGAIGGTRPMVDSEMIPFNHQIGQTGLTIRPKICISFGVSGAIQHTEGIKDTNLYVAVNTDENAAIFGVADYGIQADLKEILENYLTL; encoded by the coding sequence ATGGCTAATGGAATTTGTGTTTATGCAGAAAGTTATAATGGTGAATTAGAGACGGTAGCTGCAGAACTGGTTTCAGCGGCAAAAGGTCTGGCTGAGACAACAAAAGAAAAAGTTCAGGCAATCGTTCTTTCCGACCATGCAGAAGAACTTGTAAAAGAATTAGATAAGCTTGGTGTAGATGAAATCTATGCAGTAAAAGCAGATCATGATATCACACTTCAGGATGATGCAGTCAGTGCTGCAATTGCTGAAATGTTAAAGAAAATCGAGCCATCCGCAGTGCTTGTTCCGGCAACACCACAGGGACGTTCTATTTTCTCAAGAGTAGCGATGCGTCTTGGTTGTGGTATGACTGCGGACTGTACAGAGGTTCTGGCTGCTCAGAGAGAAGACGGTTCTTTCTATATTAAACAGAACAAACCGTCCTACGGAGAAAATGTATTTGTTACAATTCTTACAAAAGAAGGTATTTATCCGCAGATGATGACAGTAAGACCTGGTGTCTATGCAGCCTGTGAGGCAAAAGAAAGCGGAAATGCAAATGTAACATTTTTTGATGATATCAAAATTGAAAAATCTGGAGTTGAGATTCTGGAAGAACTTCCGGCAGAAAATACAACAGACAGTATTCTCGGAGCAGAAGTTGTTGTTGTCGGAGGACGTGGAGTTCTGGAAGATGATAACTTTGAACTTCTCGAGAAATTTGCTGAGAAAGTCGGAGGAGCAATCGGAGGAACAAGACCAATGGTTGATTCAGAGATGATTCCGTTCAATCACCAGATTGGACAGACAGGACTTACAATCCGTCCGAAGATCTGTATCTCCTTTGGTGTATCCGGAGCAATTCAGCATACAGAAGGAATCAAGGATACAAATTTATATGTTGCAGTCAATACAGACGAAAATGCTGCGATTTTTGGAGTTGCAGATTACGGAATCCAGGCAGATTTAAAAGAAATTCTGGAGAACTACCTGACACTGTAA